From Impatiens glandulifera chromosome 7, dImpGla2.1, whole genome shotgun sequence:
tatTATTGTGTTCTTCTCTTAATTAATGAGgtaaagaacaaaaataaggCGAAAGAAGTAAGAGAACTCGGGGAAATTGATACAAGCAAGAAAGTGATGGTtgaaacaaaacagaaatagAGTTCTGAGAATGCTGAAATAGAGCAGAAACATAGTTCTGATAATGCTGAAATAGAGCAGAAGGAAAATAGAGAAAATTCTcaagaaaaaactaaaatgacAGAAAGTATTCAGGAAGAAGTCAACAAAGATGAAAAATGGAGGGTTGAATATAATGAAAGGGCTAATCTCTACGGACTAAAGAATCAAATTTCGAAATTGCTATTTCAAGCGAAGAAAGAAGAGATTGTTCTTAGCAAGGAAAAAACTCAACAGTTTATAGCCTAACTTAATATTCACTACCTTCAGAACTGAAATATActcaaaaaagaagaatatgataaGATAGTTAGTTGGTCTGTAGAGATAATGCGGGAACTAATAAAGTGCCCAAAAACCGAGAATTACACTATCAGAAGTAACTCTAGTTGGAAAGTAAATAAAGTCCGGAAGAAAAACACTGAACAGAAAGCTGAAACTCAGGTACAATACAAAGGCAAAATTTACTTAGGGGATTTTAAACCAAAGGTTGAGATTTTCAAATCtccttttgagtttaaattaccCCTTGAAGTTGAAGGGTAATGCATTAAAGAGTGGGAATATGTAGTTGTTGGTAACTATATAGGAAAAAATCGTGTATCTTTCCTGGTCACTAAGGATGCCTTACTAAATCAATGGAACACATTGGACTGGAAAATGTATCCGAAAATATCAATGATCTTTATTTCCTAAAGTTCAAGCAGTGAACAAATTTGGAGAATATTCTGAAATTGGAGCATActtatgttgggtcaaactgCATGAAACTGGAAAGATGGTCTGAAGGATTGAACCTACGTAgcaaaccgaaagaaacgacTCAAATTTGTttcaaactaaggaacattCCGGCTCATATGTACAATGCAGAAGCACTTAGTCATTTTGCTAGTCTACTAGGAAAACCATTGTATATGGACTCAATCACGGAAGAAAGAGAACACATCACATATGCTAGGATAAACATTGAAGTGCACCCTTGAAGTACACTACAAGCAAAAATGACAGTTATTGAAAGAAGAGGTAAGCCCACAGTCATGGATatttcatatgaatggaggccaaacatATGTGCAttctgcaatacttttgaaCATTCCAGTAATTaatgtgaaaaaataattgaagaacaACAGGAAATCTTGAAAGTTCAGAAACAGAAAGATAACCTAAAAGTTCAGGAGAAGAATGAGAAAGCCAGGAAAATGAAACTAAAGAATCGTGAACTAGAAAACATCTAGAGGAAACTAAAGATGAAGAAGTAGATGATGAAAATGTTGAGGATtcagaagaaggagaagataaaAATtcagaggaagaagatgaagaatcagataaagaagaagaatttgatggtgaaaatgaagaagaattagaggaagaaaaatGTGAAGAATCATGGGATGAAAGCAATGGAAAATTAGCCGATGGAAGTGATAGAAAAGCAGTGGAGGAAAGTGAAGAGGAGACTATAAAAGTTGATCAAAACAACTCAGACAAAGTTGAAGTCATTGAATGCGCAGCTCACAAACAAACATTATCATATGCAATAGTTCAATCACCAATAGTAAAGCTTAGAGCTAAATAGGTGAGGATGAGACGTACATATAATCGTTGGAATTCGAGAAATGTAAATTGGGATTCTAAAACAGAGTAAGAGTAGTCAAAGATGAAATTTACAATagaatcaaaaattttaaactgTAGGTCTTGTAtgcttttgttattttttactgTAATCTTTATTTGTTTGTTGTTTCCAATCAAATACTCTAGGTCGTTgtttgtcatcttttaatcaaaGATAGAgattgtctaactttgattttgACTATCTCtcatttttgggatttttaatgaaatagcgTTAAgctgtttttccaaaaaaaatgtattcagtaaatatttataaaaaaataataatttaaatatattgttatggATAGGGATGACAATGTAGCGGTTCGGGGCggagaatgcatttaccatcctcGTCCcgtttttatttttgagattttttttaatattatccccgccccgttcgatTTTTGAGAATCTCCGCGGGgcattgtttataaaatattttaaaaaattatataaacgcattttttaatataatatatattataatatattaaatttttatagtattataaagaaaataaacttacaaactcttataaaatataatgaataaataaatataatagtgattttatatatttaattgtatttataatattcaGGGTAGAATCGAAGTGAGATCGGGGAAGGGCGAGGAACACAAATACCATTCCACCCGGTCCATCCACGTTCGGTttcggaaaaaaaaaatgcCCCAAACGGGACAATTCGGTTTGGTTCTGTTCGGTTACTACTTGGCgatttcaaattttcatccTTAGTTATGGCaatagagaatatttttttctaaaaaatatataattaattaataattaatatatatatattaaaatataaataataaaacttataaaaataataatttaaaatatatatcaaaatataaataatttaatttataaaaataataatttaaatatatatatatataataatgagtttaaaggtaaataaacaaattaattttaaaaaaaaatgagtttgaatagtaactaggttagtttgagaagtTGAACGACATACAATGTTATATTGGGTATTGGTTCCCGCTTAAACACAAAGCGCTTCCAGATGCCCGTgacattttgatctcttaaaccGACTCTTACCATTGGGTTACTTTGGTggggttttaattttttttttacaagtttacaattttgataaaagataaaaaaaaaacaataataatattaagagtGGATATTGATTGTAATTTCTTAGTTTGTAATATTTGTTGTATTGTTGTGTGAATGTTACAAATCAGATATTTTATGGTATGTTGATTGTCATTCTTTAATCATAGTTATGGTATGTCTAGCTATTATTCTTGACCTCtcaattttaggatttttaattaaatagttttaagcattttttcaaaacaaacaataataaatgttattaaagaAGAGGTAAGCCCACAATCatgaatatttaatatgaatGGAGGTAAAACAGATGTCAATAACAAAATTACAAAAGCAATTAAAAAACATCAGAAAATCCTAAAAGTTCagaaacagaaaaaaaaaaaacatgaaagtTCAGGAATAGAATGAGAAAacctagaaaaataaaattgaagaatCAAGAACTAGAGGAAACTAAAGATGATGAAGTATGTGATtaaaaatcagaagaagaaggagatgaagatgaagaataagataaagaagaaaaagaattagcgataaaaatgaagaagaattagaggaagaaaaagttgaaaattttggaaataaaagcaatttgaaaattataagatGAAAGTGACAGAAAAATAGTTTAGGAGACTATGAAAGTAGATCAAAACAACTTAGACAAAGTTGAAGCCAAGAAATGCGCAGGTAAATGTGAAGTTTCTAAAATACTGAAACAAAacttcttttattaaataagtattgGCTCAACTAAAGCAAAGTTAACACATGAGAATGATGTAAACAAATCTTACAAATAGACATCATCATACGCAACAGTTCAATCACTAATAGTAAAGTCTATAGCAAAAATTGTGAGCATGCGACGTGAATATAATCGTTGGGAATTAAGGAATTCATATTGGATTTTGAGAAATACAGATTGAGATTATAAAAAGTGAGAGTAGTCGAAGAGAGGAAGCTCACAATAGAAtcagaattttaaaattgtaggCCTTGTATTCTTTTGATGTTTgttactataatataatatttgtttgtttgtttccaaTCAAATAATATAGTGTCATTGTTTTTCAACCTTTAATCAAAGTTAGAgattgtctagctttgattttaatcatttatctcattttgggctttttaataaaataacattaagctgttttaaaaaaaataatattaataaattataaaaattatttatcattaattaaaattaaaatttacttaaaaaaataataatttgtaaataataaaaaaacaacattcataaaattaacaactaaataagaattaaattttaaatagtttgacaaatttataaaaattataattatgatcaAAGGTGAACTCAAACATATGATGTCAATAGGTACCCGTATGCCCGATATTCATGGGTACCCGATTGTCGGGTTAGGGTATTTTAAATCAGGTTTGGGGTCGAGGTCGAGCATGGGGAGAAGGTACTCGGCCGGGTATGGGGTCGGAGATGAAGATTGTGCGAAACTCAAAACCGATACccgattttattaatattaaaagtatatttttttattaaaacttaatattacttttcaaaattttcaatcattacaaatatctcataaatacattatttaagTTAGTCTTATCCACACTCTACTtcaaatattatcataaatacACTCCActccatttttaaaaattttatattatcaagAAAATATTCTCTATATAAATCTTGATCTTTAACTTactttaatatcaaaatattaaattcttttatcattctttatatttaatcttttaacttatttttaactttcacttttttatttttaatattttgatattactaattttaaaattatttatatttttttctcaaactttatattttcataattaattttttaattaggtaATGGGGTATccgacgaatcggggatggAATAGAAGTAGAGATACCTGCCGGATTTGAGTTCGGGTCGGATAGTAAAATCTAAATCGAATTCAGGGATGAGTATTTCACTACCCGATGGGTAGagtacccattgtcatccctactcAAACATAATAATTAGTGATGAAGTATAACAAGTtgattaaatcaataaaaaaaccaaatattttgaggaaaaaaaaaagaaaagaagaagtcATGTGAAATAATGACTAAccatacatatattataaagaagTGATAGGATTCCGAGCTCAAAGAAAGATCTCATTGATtctttattgtaaaatattttttaattcggtaactttttatttcttttgcataCACAAAGTCTACAAAAATCATCAAGACAATCGAATAGTACAAATAATAAACAACTCACCAATAGTTAAGACCATATTTAATGGCCACTCAAACTCAAACGCAAAATGAGTTTCTCCACTCTAACCGACACTTAAACCCGAAAATACCATTTTCTCTTTCATAAATATGCATAcgtgttttatatttataaattcattttattttgaaaattataaataagtttttttaatattaatatgttagTAATTTTtatcttcatcatttttaagtttatattttattatacagGGAAAagctaaaaaattaataaaacacaaagttaggaaaaaaaatatatgttccAAGCTAAGctatgaaattgaaaaaaaaaattgaaattactAAAGTAATacttaaagataaaatattatatttccacaataattaaaaatagaagataaataataaaattaatgataaataataaaaatataattaataatgtttaatttatttttttaatgtgtataaattattattgtataattaattttatcataattttttataattgaatgaaaataatattggaggttaatttgtaaagttgataacTATATAAGAGTATAAAAAAGTTAcgtgaaaaataatatttcaagaatattttttttgagtttaAAGATAAATCTTGAGTTAGAGACAAATTACTATTTGACAATATTTGACAAGAcaattattgtattttaaatttgagaataaattttaaaattataaataatctaaaagtaatattattcaaactttaaaaatcaagaatataaaattctattcaaataaataaaatgtcacgtcagaaaaaaaacattacacCAAAACAAATTTAAGTTAAGTTCGAAAGAAaagaaagtgatttttttttttttttttttttttttttttttttttttttttttttgagagagaaatacATATATGATTTAACTATATATCCTgagttgatttatatttaaGGTCGATTAATTTTAGAACAAATTGAACTGATCCCTCACATAAGTATTGGTCCAAGCAAAATCAAGGATTGATGATAGTGTTCATAACACTGATGATGCCAACATAAGCAGCATCCAGTTGATCTACTCAcccaataaataatatttatgtatgGAGTTACACTAATGATGACATCACTTCAATCGCACTACCCAGTGGCCATGCTGCTTCAACTAaggaatttttatattcaactTTCTTGACCAATGTAATCTCTTGCAAAGGCTGCAGGCCTGAAATGAACAAAAGGAACGCCAAAGGAGTAATTAGCGCCCACTACAAAATCTGTGTTTTGGGGGCTAGAAACTTTTGAAAATGGGAGCTTTATGCATATGGtaaaaaagagagaagaaacttGCCAAATCCATAAATAAGTAATGTGTATTGGTACACAAGATCCAAGCACAAGTATGGGAGGTTATCCTTTTCAACATGTGGATATAAAGATCTAGCTTCCTCCATTGTTGTTTGACAAGCACGCTTAGCTGCATCCTCAAAATCGATAGGCCGGACTTTAGCGGCAGCTGCGTTTGGATCAACAAAACCGGCCTAGATACATCAACAATTAAGTCATCTTTTACATAATACGCACATGGTAAAAGCTAGGACAAGATAAAGAAATCAATGAAATGCAATTTACCTCAGCAGCCCTGTCAAAGAAAAATGAGGCAACAAATAGATTCTTCTGGCCATCGCCACCCCCACCATTCCAAATCCCAGCAAATGTACACTTCATGTACTTGCAAGAAATCTCTTCAACCCTGAGAGCTTTGTAAGCTAAGTTCTTACACTCGTTAATACTTGAACCAGATGTTGAAGCTGATGCTTCAAAGGATTCTCCACTGTAATTGTAACGACCTTAAGTAAGAGAAACAAGTAACAAGCCTTAGTATTATTTCATTTggttattaacaaaatataatggaaatgataaaaaaaaaaaaaggtactGGGTTTTGTGAAACAGTGTAGCTATGAAatgtacatatataaatatttgggaCCTAAAATATAAGGGGATGATAGGCAATCTGATTAAAGAAAACACATCTAGACACCCGGCAAAAAAAATGGAAACTATcatgaaattataaaaacaacattCAATGATGTGAAATGATTTAATCCGCTATTAATAATATAAGCTTCAGTTGTTGCATGATATTCATTGAGATTGAAGCAAATGTGAAAGTAAGTGCAAGTTTTCTCCATAGGTTGCAGATATTACATTATCCATAAATGCACATAATATGGTTCTATGTGATAAGTTTCCCATGCATTACTGAGATCAAAGGTTCTGAAAACCCTGTTTAACCTTGATAACCAGTCAGGATGCATGGGCTGCCAGAACCACCTTCAATCTTCTTCAGAATCTCTGCTCGAGCAGCTAATAAGCCATAGTTCAAGTAACTGCATAAACCAAATGTAAAAACTGCATGAGATGTGGATCTAACGTCGGTACCACCCTTTCATCACCTTTAAATTATAATAGGAGATTGGATTCATATCATACAGGATAATCAAACATGGGGTCTGAAACAGAGAAAACAAACAACCTGTGAACATAAAGGTAGTACTTCACTCCTTGTAAATACATTTCCTTCACATATGTTTCCTCTCCATCTGATGCTTTAGGAGATTTTGCAGCATCTGACCCCGATATAGCATAAGCCATTTGAACAGATCCTCCACCCAGATCAATTACTCCAACTGTATTAGCATGTGATTTACCCAGATTTCCTAATAGATAATTTATGGTTACCtgcataacaaaagaaaattaggAGATTTCCAGAATCCCAACCTACTGGTGGCATgcatactaatttttttaattcaggtTCTATTTTTCCATGTGATTAATTGCTTGAACTTGCATAATAGTTCTCAAATGCATTAAGAATTTCATTTGCAATGACCACATAATTCTGGTAAATCTTGGCCTCCATGACAATCAAAAACTCTGCTCACATATCTCCTGAATAACAGGAAAAGTTCTTTTACACTATTTAGCAGCATcaaattgaaaaataacagaaaatgtAAAACTGTGAGGCTAAAATGAACTGAAATTATAGTATAGATTTGCAATCAAATGGTCCCCaacaggaaaaaaaaatattattaaaacaatcTAGTTGTGTTTCAAATTGCGAGGACTGTTAAAAAACAATAGGGGAAAAAATACAACATGATGATTGACCACCAAAATGATAATATGCAGATTACAGTTACAAAAAAAGGTTGATCAACAAACAGTAAAACAAAATCTAAACATGAAAAGAGACTGGCACTGAACCCTAAACAAAAAAGGAATGCTAGGAAGGATACAACAGTAAAAGGAATGCTTGTTCCACTTGAGACTTATGACTTGATTTTGtaatgagatatatttataaaatataaaatagaataaaagatttaaaatataaaaaaaattggaacgtcataaatcaaaataaaggtGCAAACagaatcattttattattattacttgaaCAATCACTTGCTCATAATCCAAATAAAACAAGGCCTAAGTGTGGTGGTGGAAATGTTAAAACATAGTTTGCACATGAAAGAAGTTGAAGAGTTTGTGGTAGGTGATGAAGACttgatatttgaaataaattggGAGATTGTTAGTTGATTATTTAGTAGATCACGAATAGAACTACTTGATTCCTTTAGTGAAGAAAATTTTGTCTGCTTctgagaaaaagaagaaagaatggTGCATCTCCACTCGCACTacaaatttttgaatttaatgatATGTAAAGAACAAGCAAGCAAGCCAATTACTAAGGAGACCAACATCATGAATATAGTTCTTGTCTACACCTTATTAAATTGAACAGTTTCTAAGTTACAGCTCCACAAATGAAGTTGCCAATTAAGCTGCATCTTAAACTGTACAAAGTTGATTAGATCAAAGCTGAAACAATTTTATCCATCTTTTATCACTAATAGATCAGAAAGGCTGGTCTAGAAGTGAAAGAGGAACCCACCTATGAATAGCTTTTAGGTGAAAATGGTAACGTAATGTTAATAAGCAAAAGATAACTCCACCAATAACTATCatattagggtttatatataGAATTGGCCGAATTCATAAATGAGAAGGGAGAGATATTCAAGCATGGGATGAGTCCAAGAAGAGGAACATAGACGAGAAGACCCCTAGAATGTACAGGAAAAAAGCAGAAAAGGGGAACTATTCCTTCAATTCATTTTCTTACATCTCATTTCCCCTACTATTTATAGGTGTCATTTCTAACTTCCACAAACTCTAACTACCTTTATTTATCTTATTGAACAAGggtcatctttttttttttttaagaacgctgggttccgctatTTTTTTTGGAGCGCGACTAATCCCTGTGGGTTAAACACATAATCCGCAAACACACTTGGCCAATTAACTAGGCGAGGTGCTAATCGTTTTatcatgaataaaaataaattaaaatacaacaAAGAAAAAGTGTGTTAGATTCCTAACTACCTTTAATTATctatataacataataatatttattactctAATACATATACTACCTAcacaacaaatttaatatatttattaacttaatacACACTGCaatctatttaatatttttactctCCCCCTATCTACTAGAATTTTAGTAGTATATTAGTTTATGTTCTTCTTGTTAGCTAGTTGTAAGTATGTTTTTCTACTACCAAAGGTCTCGGATTTTATTCTCATTAAGAACGTTTTAATTTGAAATGGGTGGTCATTACTGTGGGATTATGTGCTAAtttcctaaattcaaaaaaaaaaaattgtgaatctGTTTTGACATAGCTAGAATTTTCGTTCATTTATGCTCTAGTTGCTTAACAACTTGGTGAAGACAACAATGAACGCTAGATACTTAAAAAGCTTATCAGTCAACAATGAACCCTCTTTTAGTTAGAGTTGTTAGAGTTCTTTTATGGGATCAATGTTCTTAGCTTGTAAGATAAAAAGACAAGATTGGTAGAACCCTAGAACAACAATTTGGCTTTTTTGTGTGTTCTTGCCTTGTAAGACAACAATTTGGCATGCTAGAATCCTAAAACAATTAATGCTTCTCCTCCTCCTTTTGTGTTCTAGCCTTGTAAGACAACATTTTggcatttatttcatttatacaATACCTTCCCAAAAATATCAatacaaaaatatcataaaagtaTC
This genomic window contains:
- the LOC124945055 gene encoding probable apyrase 1, encoding MLKRNRQPESVSDKMHRFRGVIMVISVPILIVFFVLFLMHSNSPSDSIESLSSRKVAPNYVKGRSGSKRYAVIFDAGSSGSRVHVFCFDKNLDLVSIGKDLELFKQLKPGLSNYEKDPKAAADSLKPLLEDAVNVIPRELHRSTPVRVGATAGLRQLQGDASDKILQAVRDFLRNKSGFNSNDGWVTVLDGNQEGAYQWVTINYLLGNLGKSHANTVGVIDLGGGSVQMAYAISGSDAAKSPKASDGEETYVKEMYLQGVKYYLYVHSYLNYGLLAARAEILKKIEGGSGSPCILTGYQGRYNYSGESFEASASTSGSSINECKNLAYKALRVEEISCKYMKCTFAGIWNGGGGDGQKNLFVASFFFDRAAEAGFVDPNAAAAKVRPIDFEDAAKRACQTTMEEARSLYPHVEKDNLPYLCLDLVYQYTLLIYGFGLQPLQEITLVKKVEYKNSLVEAAWPLGSAIEVMSSLV